Proteins encoded in a region of the Terriglobales bacterium genome:
- a CDS encoding TetR/AcrR family transcriptional regulator, protein MPATAPRFSAQDRRQQIMQVAMELFARQGFKGTTTRQIADQAGVNEAIVFRHFPCKDDLYWSVIESKCHLGERRRWLEHELQQGGEDRHLLTGIAEEILQRNWADPGMSRLLFFSALENHRLSHRFFRTYVAERYEALARFIRGRIRAGVFRRVDPLLAARGFLGMVVYHFLIQELFGGKRYQKFDPREVSATLTDIWLEGMLTRGPRRRLHGKARRNGASRTPLQFPSAPSSRKGR, encoded by the coding sequence ATGCCCGCGACCGCCCCCCGCTTCTCCGCCCAGGACCGCCGCCAGCAGATCATGCAGGTGGCCATGGAGCTGTTTGCGCGCCAGGGCTTCAAGGGCACCACCACCCGCCAGATCGCCGACCAGGCCGGGGTCAACGAGGCCATCGTCTTCCGCCATTTTCCCTGCAAGGACGACCTGTACTGGTCGGTCATCGAGAGCAAGTGCCATCTGGGCGAGCGCCGCAGATGGCTGGAGCATGAGTTGCAGCAGGGGGGCGAGGACCGCCACCTCCTCACCGGCATCGCCGAGGAGATCCTGCAGCGCAACTGGGCCGACCCGGGCATGAGCCGCCTGCTGTTCTTCAGCGCGCTGGAGAACCACCGCCTCTCCCACCGCTTCTTCCGCACCTATGTCGCCGAGCGCTACGAGGCCCTGGCGCGCTTCATCCGCGGGCGCATCCGCGCCGGCGTCTTCCGCCGCGTGGACCCGCTGCTGGCCGCCCGCGGCTTCCTGGGTATGGTGGTCTACCATTTCCTCATCCAGGAACTGTTCGGCGGCAAGCGCTACCAGAAGTTCGACCCCAGGGAAGTGAGCGCCACCCTCACCGACATCTGGCTGGAGGGCATGCTCACCCGCGGCCCTCGGCGCCGTCTCCACGGCAAAGCGCGGCGGAACGGCGCAAGCCGCACGCCCCTGCAGTTTCCCTCGGCCCCATCCTCGCGCAAAGGAAGGTAA